In Sphingomonas sp. SUN019, the genomic window CCATGCATACGCGCTTCGGATCGGCGATGCCCTGCGCCGCCAGCGAAGTGACCGCATCGTTCAGGTCGTCCTGCATCGCCAGGCCCCATTGCCCTTCACCCTTGGCGGTGAACGGCGTGCCATAGCCCGACGACCCGCGATAATTGGGCTGGACCACCGCATAGCCTCGGTCGGCCAGGAACTGCGTCCACCAATCCCATTCCTCGGTATCGCGCGCGAACGGGCCGCCATGCGGCAGGACGATCAGCGGCAATCCGGTCTTGCGCCCCTTGGGCAGGGTGAGGACCGCTGCGATCTCCAGCCCGTCGCGCGCCTTGTACCGGATCGTGCGGACCGGATGCAGCCGGCGGCTGCGGAAGGTTTCGTTGGTGAAGGCGAGCGAATCGAGCACGCCCGCCTTGCGATCGAACAACAGCAGCAGCCCCGGCGCTTCGGCGCTGCCCGCGCGGACGATCGCGCGCTGATGATCGCGGCTGAGCGAGACGACCCGCACCGTCGCGCCCTTCACCAGCTTTCCCGCTTCCGCCTCCAGCGCAGCGACGTCGGGGTCGGTCCAGCGGATCGCGGGCGCCTCCTCGTTCACCCGCACGCCGAGCAGGCGATAACCGGTATGGTCGGTTTCCAGCCCGCCGATGTCGTATCTCTTGCTGGCGAACAATTGCTTGCCGCGTTCCAGCGTCGTCAGGTCGAAATCGTACAACGCGCTGAGCCCGGCATCGTCGTCGGCGATCATCAGCGCCTTGTCGCCACCCGGCAGGAACAGGGCGGGCGCCATCACGGCGTCGTCGCGCGTTTTCGCACGATCGATCACGCGGAACGATTTGTCCGTCGCCGGACGGTAGAGGACGCGGGTCGCGCGGCCATCGGCGCTGTGCCCGATGCCCATGCGCACGATGCCGTCGCCGTCGGCGTACCATTGCCGTACGCCCTCATGCGCATCCAGCACGCGCCGCCGCTTGCCCGTGGAGACGTCGAATTCGTCGATCCGCGGCCAATATCCGGGGTCGCTCAGATAGATCGACGTCTGATACGACAGCAATATCCGCGGGCTGCCGTCATGCGCGGTCCAGATCACGTCGTCGGCATCCTGCCC contains:
- a CDS encoding S9 family peptidase, which gives rise to MIRRGLTLLALGGLAIGAVIRVDAETPAPPARHTVADFAQLPLVENPTLSPDGTQIAAKIAIRGTQYFAILPVDGSPKRMVALGDNDLNWWRWVNDDWLVIGIGQTTDVQGDDWYITRAFGVNAKDTKIVKFAATQAGQDADDVIWTAHDGSPRILLSYQTSIYLSDPGYWPRIDEFDVSTGKRRRVLDAHEGVRQWYADGDGIVRMGIGHSADGRATRVLYRPATDKSFRVIDRAKTRDDAVMAPALFLPGGDKALMIADDDAGLSALYDFDLTTLERGKQLFASKRYDIGGLETDHTGYRLLGVRVNEEAPAIRWTDPDVAALEAEAGKLVKGATVRVVSLSRDHQRAIVRAGSAEAPGLLLLFDRKAGVLDSLAFTNETFRSRRLHPVRTIRYKARDGLEIAAVLTLPKGRKTGLPLIVLPHGGPFARDTEEWDWWTQFLADRGYAVVQPNYRGSSGYGTPFTAKGEGQWGLAMQDDLNDAVTSLAAQGIADPKRVCMVGASYGGYAAERAAQRDGPLFRCAIAYAGVSDLNAMMRYDGRFLGAGARKDWMRKQAPDLAAVSPVNYPEQFTIPLLVVHGAKDRVVPVRQSRALVQKLRKAGKPVEYLEQPLADHHFSRAEDRQSFLEAMEAFLTKHNPA